Genomic segment of Bacteroidales bacterium:
ATCATGACCCCATCCCCGCCCCTTCCCCTTTAGGAGAAGGGAGGCCAGCCGCACAAGCCACAACAGCGGCTAGTGCGCAGGCATCCTCGCCGTTGGCTGACGGAGGATTTAGAGGGGGTCTTAGGAAGTTGCTATTTCAAAAAGAGCTGGTGAAAAAGCCCTTAAATAGTTACAGTAAATCCCAACCATCAAATTTCAAATACGCTTAACGGTTTGGGCTTTTGGAATTTGAGATTTATTTGGAACTTGCCTTTTTGCTTTTTGGGATTTTTCATTTGGATAATATCCAAAAATAACAAAGCCGCCCAGCTTTATGCCGGGCGGCTTTTTTTCACTAAATCAAATTAATTTAACTAACTCAAAAAGCTATTCATGAAAAAACCAATCATTCATATTTTTAGAGCGGGAGAAAAGTATTTTTAATCACGCTTTCGGTGGCAATGAGCAAGATGATAAAGGCAAACAGCAGGAAATAGAAAATAGACTTGGATTCGAGCAGGTTGAATTTTCCGAAGGACAAGATGAAGGTGCGAATACTTTTCATAAAAAAATACATTTCAGATTATACCGCTAAGACGGCAACACTTAAAAAATGGTTGCGTAGCTTTTTAAAAAATGATCGCGGATTTTTTGAAACCATCAGCAGTAAACGATGCTCGTGATGAATTATTAATACTGTAAGATTTCCTAAACGTATAGTTACACAGTGTTACACCATGTTTTACACAGAGTAACACTGTGGGATTTTTTTTAAAAACCTCACATTTGCAAGAAGCGAAGTCGAAGGGAACAACATTTACCCTGAGCGTAGCCGAAGGGAACAACGAACAAATATCCCCATCCACGCAACCTATTTTTGAAGTTGAACGTCTAATAATTGACTTTAAAAACCGTTCTTTGAAGTATTTGAATAACTTTGTTTGACGCCAACCAGCGTGTAACAAACTATCTGTCAACTGCCAATTTTGGATTTACAAAAAATCATCGATGGATGTATCCGCGGCAACAGCCGTTCGCAGCAAGCGCTTTACGACATGTTTGCCGACGAGATGTTTGCTGTATGCATTTACTACTCGCCTACACGCGACGAAGCCGAAGATACGCTCCACGAAGGTTTCCTAAAGGTGTTTCAAAACATCGCAGGATTTAAAGGCTCCGGATCGCTCAAAGGATGGATACGTCGCATACTCATCAACACCGCGCTGGAGAAATACCGGCGCAAAAACCTGATGTATGTTACCGATGGCGACGACATCAGCCGCTACGAAGACAGCGACCGCGAGGACATCATCAGCAACATCACTGCCGACGACCTGATGCAACTCATCCAAGAGCTGACACCACAGTACCGCATGGTTTTCAACTTGTATGCTTTGGAAGGTTATTCGCACAAAGAAATCGCCGAAAAGCTTGGGATTTCTGAAGGCACCTCCAAATCGAATTTGTCACGGGCAAGGTTAATACTTCAAAAAAGGGTGAAGGAATATTTTTATTTATCATCATCACAAATAAATGTCTGATAACAGTCATAATATCGACAAGCTCTTCCGCGAGAAGTTGCAGGGACATAAAGTTGCGGCTCCTGCCGACGGCTGGTTGCGGCTTGAGGAAACGCTGCACAAGCCAGCTCGGCGCCGTATGCTCTGGATTCCGCGCGCTGCGGCCGCTGCCGTATTAGTGATGCTCGCTTTTGGCGCAGGCTTTTTCTGGTCGGATTATTATCGTGACAACAACTTGCGCACACAGGCAGAGGTATCCACTGTAATTGTCAAACCCAATGCCGACAATCCGAAAACTAAGGCTATTGATGGTAATGTTACGATAGCTTCTGAAGTTTCTACCGAAAAAAATTCATCTGCAACATCTGCCGAAAGGCAAAGAATTGCTACTGCCAATGCAGGTTCCGGTCAAGCTGAAACAGATTTTTATAATAAAACACCAGAAGGACATTCACTTACAAAAGCAGCTTTGTCGCAGCTCATCCCGTTGAAAGTGGCATTGTCCGGAAAAAATATCATCATCACCCCGCCACACACGCAACTGCGACAGCCCGTCATGCTACCCGCAAGCGCCACGGAGCATTATGCTTTTTTGTTTGACAATTATCAAATGCCCACAGATGACCCGGTGATACTGATGGACGATGAGATGCTGCAGCGCCTGCTGCTGGGCGAAGATGCGTTTGCCTATGAGAATCAAACCACCGAAGAAAACACTGCCCCAAAAGGGTGGAGCATCGGCGGGCAACTTTCGCCTTCCTATTCATACCGCACGCTCACTGGGGATGCGTATTCTACCCCTAAGGAAAAAGTAGGAACCGAATATTTTAACGAAATGGAATCGGGCATCATGTCCGTTGGTGGCGGCATCAGCTTGGACTATCAGTTGGGCGAACGCCTGACGATAGCTTCCGGGCTTTACCTTTCGCGCATCGGCCAGCAAAACGAGTCGGTACTGGCTTACAACGATCCCGACGGCCATGGCATGTACAAACTGGCCACTTCCACAGGCTCTGTATCGGTAAATCCTGTGCAGTTTTCACCGGTACTTGCCGAACTGACAGCCAGCGCCAAAGATGAAATTCCCGGCGACTACGTTGCCAACAGCAGTTTTGTGCAAAACCTCGACTACCTGGAGGTGCCGCTTGTATTGAAATACAAGCTGCTGGACAAAAGATTTGAAATAAATCTCATGGGAGGTATCAGCCCCGGAATACTCGTGAACAACCGCTCCTACTTTGAGTTTGAAGGGCATAAGATGCAAACCGGAACCACCGAAAATATTCAGCCCATGATTTACAACAGTGTGCTGGGAATCGGGATGGAATATGCCATCAGCAAGAAAGTATCCGTCAATCTGGCGCCCTCCTTCAAATATTCACTTACGCCGGTAAACAACTCCAACAACCTCGGCTATCACCCCTACTCGCTGAGTTGGTTCACGGGTGTGAGTTACAAGCTGTATTAATCGCTGCCCCGCCTTGATTGCCACCATCCGGTTCTATAAATTTTTCAAAAGTCTTCATTCCGTTATTATGTAATTTAGCCAATTATTAATTGGGTATGAATTTACCATTACGCCTGATTCATGAAAAATGCTTCATTAGCATCCTTTTTTGTTTTTTGTTGTTAATGAAAAAAAAGAAGACCTATGAAATTATCTGCCACAATCTTGTTTTTTATTTTACTGCTTTATGCAATCCCAATGGCGGCACAGCTGCGGCCGTTTGAAGATAATACCGAAGCAATAGCCAAAGCCGAAAGCCGCCGCTTTTCTTTTGAGGCGCAGACGGACGCAGTGCC
This window contains:
- a CDS encoding RNA polymerase sigma factor, whose protein sequence is MDLQKIIDGCIRGNSRSQQALYDMFADEMFAVCIYYSPTRDEAEDTLHEGFLKVFQNIAGFKGSGSLKGWIRRILINTALEKYRRKNLMYVTDGDDISRYEDSDREDIISNITADDLMQLIQELTPQYRMVFNLYALEGYSHKEIAEKLGISEGTSKSNLSRARLILQKRVKEYFYLSSSQINV
- a CDS encoding outer membrane beta-barrel protein: MSDNSHNIDKLFREKLQGHKVAAPADGWLRLEETLHKPARRRMLWIPRAAAAAVLVMLAFGAGFFWSDYYRDNNLRTQAEVSTVIVKPNADNPKTKAIDGNVTIASEVSTEKNSSATSAERQRIATANAGSGQAETDFYNKTPEGHSLTKAALSQLIPLKVALSGKNIIITPPHTQLRQPVMLPASATEHYAFLFDNYQMPTDDPVILMDDEMLQRLLLGEDAFAYENQTTEENTAPKGWSIGGQLSPSYSYRTLTGDAYSTPKEKVGTEYFNEMESGIMSVGGGISLDYQLGERLTIASGLYLSRIGQQNESVLAYNDPDGHGMYKLATSTGSVSVNPVQFSPVLAELTASAKDEIPGDYVANSSFVQNLDYLEVPLVLKYKLLDKRFEINLMGGISPGILVNNRSYFEFEGHKMQTGTTENIQPMIYNSVLGIGMEYAISKKVSVNLAPSFKYSLTPVNNSNNLGYHPYSLSWFTGVSYKLY